From the genome of Bombyx mori chromosome 16, ASM3026992v2, one region includes:
- the LOC101746631 gene encoding phospholipase A2 isoform X1 has translation MFRHLFCLIVLIAVHTNKAAEIRIDPDIFGFQSAIYETNFVFPGTMWCGAGHVAESYEDLGSEWETDMCCREHDHCTDLIPAGETKHSLTNDGFYARLSCECDEKFRLCLKNANTDISHTVGMTYFDTIGTKCYRKDYPVVGCQMYGGMFMPICLEYEFDKKSEQIYQWFDVKGYSE, from the exons ATGTTTCGTCATTTATTCTGTCTCATTGTTCTGATCGCCGTTCACACTAACAAAGCGGCAGAGATCAGGATCGATCCGGATATTTTTGGTTTTCAAAGCGCCATATACGAAACTAACTTTGTGTTCCCTG gTACAATGTGGTGTGGTGCAGGACATGTGGCAGAGAGTTACGAGGATTTGGGTTCGGAGTGGGAGACCGACATGTGCTGTCGGGAGCACGACCACTGCACTGACCTCATACCCGCCGGGGAGACCAAGCACAGTCTCACCAATGACGGCTTCTATGCCAG ATTAAGCTGTGAATGTGATGAAAAGTTTCGGCTATGTCTTAAAAATGCTAATACGGATATATCGCATACAGTTGGCATGACGTACTTCGATACTATTGGAACGAAGTGTTACAGAAAGGACTACCCGGTCGTAGGTTGCCAGATGTACGGAGG CATGTTCATGCCAATTTGTTTGGAGTACGAATTCGATAAGAAGAGCGAACAGATCTACCAGTGGTTCGACGTCAAAGGGTACTCTGAGTGA
- the LOC101744607 gene encoding phospholipase A2: MDYEDLGSEIETDKCCRSHDHCIDHIAAGETKHNLTNTAFYSRLHCACDEEFRRCLRLAETETSRKVKEIYFKILKTQCYKKDYPIIGCKYHQWLSGRCLEYELDTNGEQFHQWFDVIDEE; the protein is encoded by the exons ATGGACTACGAGGATCTGGGCTCCGAGATCGAAACCGACAAATGCTGTAGAAGCCACGATCACTGCATCGACCATATAGCCGCCGGAGAGACCAAACACAATCTCACCAACACGGCATTTTATTCAAG ATTACATTGCGCGTGCGACGAGGAATTCCGCCGGTGTCTTCGCTTGGCTGAAACAGAAACATCTAGAAAAGTCAAAGAGATTTACTTCAAGATTCTCAAAACACAATGCTACAAGAAAGATTATCCTATAATCGGCTGCAAATACCATCA ATGGCTCAGTGGGAGGTGCCTAGAGTACGAGCTGGATACGAATGGGGAGCAATTCCATCAATGGTTCGACGTGATAGATGAAGAATAA
- the LOC101746631 gene encoding phospholipase A2 isoform X2 — protein MWCGAGHVAESYEDLGSEWETDMCCREHDHCTDLIPAGETKHSLTNDGFYARLSCECDEKFRLCLKNANTDISHTVGMTYFDTIGTKCYRKDYPVVGCQMYGGMFMPICLEYEFDKKSEQIYQWFDVKGYSE, from the exons ATGTGGTGTGGTGCAGGACATGTGGCAGAGAGTTACGAGGATTTGGGTTCGGAGTGGGAGACCGACATGTGCTGTCGGGAGCACGACCACTGCACTGACCTCATACCCGCCGGGGAGACCAAGCACAGTCTCACCAATGACGGCTTCTATGCCAG ATTAAGCTGTGAATGTGATGAAAAGTTTCGGCTATGTCTTAAAAATGCTAATACGGATATATCGCATACAGTTGGCATGACGTACTTCGATACTATTGGAACGAAGTGTTACAGAAAGGACTACCCGGTCGTAGGTTGCCAGATGTACGGAGG CATGTTCATGCCAATTTGTTTGGAGTACGAATTCGATAAGAAGAGCGAACAGATCTACCAGTGGTTCGACGTCAAAGGGTACTCTGAGTGA